Part of the Synergistaceae bacterium genome is shown below.
GCCTCGGGTGCGTGATCCCGACCGTGAACGGCAACCGCAGGGTCTGTTCGGACGGCCCCGTGTTCACCGTAGGGGAGGTGCTGTGGGATGAGCTCGAGGACTGACCTGTCGGTCGAGGTTGGCGGCCTGAAGCTGAACTCGCCGGTGATAACCGCGTCCGGCGTGTGGCCGCAGGAGGCGGAGTTCTGGACTCCGGAGAGGCTGGAGGGGGTCGGCGCCCTCTGCACCAAGGCCGTCGGACTAAACCCGCGCCCCGGCAACAGGGGCGCGCGCGTCCACGAGACCCCCTGCGGCCTGCTCAACAGCGTGGGGCTGCAGAACAGCGGGATGGCGGCCTTCATCGAGGATTACCTGCCGCTGGCGCGCTCTTGCGGGCGTACCTTCCTGGTGAACCTTATAATGGAGTCGGAGCGAGAGGTACGGGAGAGTCTTTCCGCCCTTCGCGACGCGCCGGGCGTCCCGGCGGTCGAACTGAACATCTCCTGCCCGAACGTCGAGGGGGATGGGATGGAGTGGGGGCTGCACCCGGAGGGAGCGGCGCGTGCCGTTCGCATAGCCAGGAGCGAGTGGAACGGCCCCCTGTGGGCGAAGCTCACCCCCCAGTCGCCCGACCTGGCGGCAGTGGCCAGGGCCGTGGAGTCCGAGGGTGCGGACGCGGTGGTATGCTGCAACACCTGGCTTGGAATGGCGATGGATATAGATACTGGTCGTCCCGTCTTCCGCAGGGTCGTCGCGGGGCTGTCCGGCCCGGCGATCTTCCCGCTTGCGCTGCGCACCGTTTGGCAGGTTAGCGGGGCCGTCTCGATCCCGGTGGTGGGCTGCGGTGGCGTATCCGGCTGGCGGGACGCCGCGGCGATGCTCATGGCGGGCGCGTCGGCGGTGGAGGTCGGCTCGGCTCTGTTCGCGGACCTGGAGATTCCTCGCAGGATCGCCGACGGGCTGTCGGACTGGATGGCGGAGCGGAATATCGACAGCGTGCCCGGGCTGATCGGCCTCGGACGCCGCTGATCGACTGGAGGAGCAAAATCATGAGAGAAGGACTTGAACACCTGATTCTGGCGCTCGACGTGGAGCGTCCCGACGAGGGCAGGGAGCTGCTGGCTTCGCTCAGAGGCGGCCTGAAGTACGTGAAGATCGGGCATCAGCTCTACGCGCGCGGAGGCACTGCCTTCCTGGGGGAGCTTCACGGAATGGGGCTGTCCATCTTCCTCGACCTCAAGCTGCACGACATCCCCAACACGATACTGCAGGCCGTGGAGGCTCTTGCGGACCAGGGGCTCTGGGCCCTGACCCTGCACTCCGCCGGCGGAAGGCGAATGCTGGATGAGGCGCGCAGGGCTAGGGACAAAAGCGGATCGGGCATGTCGCTGCTAGGAGTAACCGTGCTGACCAGCTTCGACGAGGGCTCGTGGGCGGAGGTCGTCCCCGGATGCTCCCTCTTTGACGCTCTGAGAGCACGAGCGGCGCTCTGCCACGAGGCGGGGATCGACGGCCTTGTCTGCTCCCCGCTGGACCTTGCCTCGGTGCGTGCTTCCGCCCCGGGGCTTTTCACCGTGGTCCCCGGCGTCCGGCCGCAGAGCGCGTCGGACGACCAGGCCAGGGTGGCTACGCCGAGGGAGGCGATCGCCTCGGGCGCTGACTATATAGTCGTAGGCAGGCCGATACTCGGCGCTCCCGACAGGGTCGAGGCGGTGGAGAGAATTGCGCTCGACATCGAGGGGGGGCTGAAATGCAGGAAGAGTTAATAACACAGCGTCTGCAGGAGATGATGAAGGAGAGCGGCGCTCACCTGGAGGGGCACTTTCGCCTGACGTCCGGCTTCCACAGCGGCGACTACATCCAGTGCGCGCTGCTGCTGCGCTACCCCCGCTACGCCAAGTTCGCCGGGAAGGCGCTCGCCGACAGGGTGCGGAAACTCTCCCCCGAGATGATCGCGTCGCCCGCGATCGGAGGAATAGTGATAGGGCACGAGGTTGCCCGTGCGCTAGACGTCCCCTTCATCTTCTGCGAGAGAAGGGACGGAACCATGACCCTCAGGCGCTTCCCCATGCCGGTCGGGACGAGAATGGTGGTCATAGAGGACGTGATCACCACCGGCGCCTCGTCCGGCGAGGTCGGGAAGGTGCTCGAGGAGGGCGGCGCCGTCTGGGCGGGCACGGGAGCGATAATAGACAGAAGTGGCGGCGAATCGTCGCTTCCCCACATCCCGGAATCCCTCTGGCAGGCCGTCTTTCCAGTCTGGCAACCGGAGAAATGCCCCCTGTGCAGGCAGGGCATTCCCGTGGTGAAGCCGGGAAGCAGGGTTTGATAATCTCTACTCTCGCGAACACATAACGAGGATACAGCGAATCGTCGTCCCGAACGACCGACGGGAGGAGGAATCTCGCCCTTGGCGGCACCACGTAAGCATAATAAAGACCCACTCTAAACAATCTACGGACTAATAACAATTTATCCTTGCCTCTATTCCACTTTTGATGTAGCATTCGCTCAAAGCGCGGAAGGAGGAAATCCATGTACCCAAATCTAAGGTCCGAGGGGAAGATCGGGAGGCTTGTAATTCCCAACAGGGTGGTGATGCCGGCCATGGGGGTCAACTTAGCGGCCCCGGATGGCGGCGTCACCGACGACATAATTGCGTTCTACGAGGCGCGGGCGAGGGGCGGCGTCGGTCTGATAATCACGGAGGTCACACGAGTCGAGGGCGGCAGGGGGAGCAGCGATCCATGCCAGCTCTCGGCTCATAAAATTTCTGACATAGCCGGTCTTCAGCGATTGACCGGCGCGGTGCACAAGTACGGGACCAGGATATTCATTCAGCTTCAGCACCCCGGACGCATGGCCTCCCCGGGGGTGACCGGCGAGACCTCGGTGGCACCCTCCCCGGTGGCGGACCCATCGACACCGGACAACGTTCCCCGGGAGCTGACCGAGGCGGAGTGCGCCGAGATGGTCGGCAAGTTCGTCTTCGCTGCCTACGTGGCAAAGTCCGCGGGAGCGGACGGAGTTGAGCTTCACGGTGCGCACGGCTATCTGATCAACGAGTTCCTGTCCCCCGCGATGAACTACCGGACCGACAGGTACGGCGGGTCTTTCGAGAACCGCATGAGGTTCGTCGAGGAGATAGTCGCGGGGATCAAGAGGGGCTGCGGAGCTTATTTCCCCGTATCAGTCCGCATCAACGCGGAGGAGGCCCTCCCGGGCGGGATAGACCTCGAGGAGGCCGCCAGGATCGCCGCCGCGCTGGAGAGGGCGGGGGCCGACGCGATCAACGTGAGCTGCTACAACCTCGGCTGCATCGAGCCTGGAACTTACGAGCAGGGATGGAAGAGCTACATGGGGGCCGCGATCAAGAAAGTCGTATCGATCCCGGTGATAGCGGTGAACAACATCAAGGATCCGTCCGTGGCCGAGTCGCTGCTTGAGAAGGGGGTCTGCGATTTCGCGGGGCTTGGACGAGCCCTTCTGGCGGACCCGGAGTGGGCCGCCAAGGCATTCTCCGGCAGGGACGACGAGATACGCAGGTGCATAGGTTGCCTCTGCTGCTTCGCGGAAATAGCCAACGTCAGGCAGGTGCGCTGCGCGGTGAACCCGAGGACCGGGCGCGAGCGGGAGTACCTGCACCCGGTTCGCGACGGCGACGGGCGCGTTGTCGCGGTGATAGGCGGCGGCCCGGCTGGTATCGAGGCCGCACTGGTGCTCAAGGAACGTGGTTTTGACCCGGTGATATTCGACGGCGCGGAGAGGCTCGGCGGAACTCTGAACACCGCCGACAAGGGATACGGCAAGGACAAGATTACAAAGTACGTGGACTCCCTGGTCGCCCAGGTCGAGAAGGCCGGCATAGAGGTCAGGCTCGGCCAAGAGGTCGCACCGGAGGACGTCGCGGAGCTGAAACCGTGCGGAGTCCTTCTGGCGTGCGGCGGAGAGCCGTGCGTCCCGCCCGTCCCCGGAACGGACCTCGACTTCGTCTGCACAGCGGAGGACGTGCTGCTGGGGCGCACACGCCCGACGGGTAGGGTCGTCATCATCGGCTCGGGCATGACCGGGCTCGAGACGGCGGAGACCCTGGCCCTGGAAGGGTGCAAAGTCACGCTGGTGGAGATGCTGGGCGAGCTCGGGCCGGGCATGTACCATTTGGTAGTGATGGACGTGATGAACCGCATCGGGCCGCACGATCCGGTGATATTGACCGGTCACAGGCTGGAGCGGATCGTGCCCGGCGGCGTGAAGCTGTTGCGCCTGTCGGACGGAGAGATGGTCGAGGTAAATGCGGACGGCGTCGTGCTGGCGGTCGGGGTCGCCCCCAGGAGGGAGGTAGTCGATAGCTTCAAAACCGCCTTTCCGGACGTCGTGGTCATCGGCGACGCAAAATGCTGCGGACGCGTGCTGGAGGCCACGCAGGACGCTCGCGGAAGGGCTTTCACCTTCGAGCCGCGAGCCTGAACGAAAGGAGAGGTTTTGCATGGACATGGGGTATAAAATCCCGGAGGAAGAGCTTTCGAACTTCATGAAGGACGGCGCCATGAACGACCAGTACGGCATCCAGCTCTTCTTCAACACGGACCCTAAGAGGGCGAGGGAGCTACTGCCGCCTCCCCTGGAGCCGGCGGATCCGGCCAACCCGATGTGCTACGTGTATGTAGTCAACATCAGGCAGCCGACCTTCTCGCCCTGGTACATGGAGGGAGGGCTGGGGATAATGGCTCGCCTGGGCGACTACGAGGGCATCTACTTCCTCGGCCTGATGCTGAGCGGCCCAGGCTCGTTGATGGGGGTGCTCTCCGGGCGCGAGGGCTCAGGGCTCGCCAAGAAGCTGTGCGAAAGAATCCTTGTCGAGAGGACGGGCGACGTAGGAAGATGCCTCATCAGGAGAGACGGAGTGGACCTGCTGGACGTTAAACTGAAGATAGGCAGCTACAACCAGAAGGGCTTCGCCACGGCTCAGGAGGGGAGCACGCGGGAGAACCCGACGACAATCGGCGGAGGGTGCCTGAACCACGTATACGAGATAAGACAGGGCGGTTTCTCCAACCTCAAGGTAATCTACTACGACAGCCCGACCATGATCTACTCATGGGATCCCGCCGAGGCCGACCTGTCCCTGGCCTCGTCGCTCAACGACAGGTGGGGGGAGCTGCCCGTGACCAACGTCATCGGCGCAGGATGGATGGTCAGCGACAACTGGGTCATCAGTCAGAAGGAGATCTACGAGTACACCGACAAACAGGAGCTGACTCAGGCGATGTCACTGCTGCTGCCGGGCCGCTTCGACCGCTGCACGTTCCTGAAGGACCACCAGACCTACGAATGATTGCTGTCGTCCCGAACGGTGCGTAGCACCGGAGGGACCTCGGGGTTGAGGCGGTTAAAGGCGAGATCCCTCGCATACGCTCGGGATGACTCGAAGCAGCAGTCGTTTGAATCGATGATGAAAGGCGGGACGCACAGATGGAGTTCGATGAAAGCTACTACAGGGGCAAGACGGCTGTCGTCACAGGGGCGGCGTCGGGAATAGGACTGGGGCTCGTCGAGGAGCTGCTGGCCTACGGAGCGGAGAAGGTCGTCCTCGCGGACTTCAACAAGGAGAACCTTGAAAAGCATACAGCCCGCCTGTCGGCCGAGTACCCAGAAAAGGTGAAGGGCATACTCTGCGACGTGACGAAGGAGGGCGAGGTCGTCGACATGATCGCAGGGGCGGCCGATTTCTTCGGCGGTAGGATCGACCTGCTTATCAACAACGCGGGAGGAGGCATGATGGGGCTCTTCGTCGAGCCGCACCCCTCGGCTCCCGAGGAGGAGCTCAAGGAGATCAGGGTGCAGACCAACGAGGACTGGGAGAGATCCTTCGCCCTCAACTTCTACGGGGCCCTGTACGGCTGCCGCGCGGTCATACCGGTGATGCGGAGGCACGGCGGCGGACAGGTGATCAACGTGATCTCCGGCATAGCCTTCTACCCCATGCCCTACCAGACTATGTACGCCGCCACAAAGGCAGCGCTCAACGGCATGACGCTGTCGCTGCGCTACGAGTACTGGGACGAGAACATCAAGTTCAACTCGGCCACTCCCGGAACCACCGCCACGGCGATCTGGGGCGACTTGCCCGCGCCCCCGACCGCCCAGACACCGCAGCAGTCCGCGAGGCGCATCCTGGCCCAGGCGGCGAGGAACAGAAGAGTTATTTTCGGGGACGACCCCGACGAGTCCGGGGCGAAGACCTGCTTCCACCCTGACCACGAGGAGATCCCGGACACATATCTTCTGGAGGTGGCAAGAGCCAGAAGGGGCGGCCAGATGACCAGGGTCTAGCAAGATAATGAAAGATGCCGCCGGGAGAGCGTCCGGCGGCATCTATGGTCTTCGCGGAAGTTCGCCCCCGTCACATCTGCTGCATGTTCTCGATGAAGTGGCTGAAAAACTTCTTGTACCCCTCGCACAGGTAGTTCTTTCCCCTCAGTCCGTCCTCCGACGGAACGATGCGGTGACTCGGACAGCCCCCGAAGCACAGGGTGATATAAGGGCAGTCGAAGCAGTCATCGGGGAGCCCTTCGGTCTTGTTCATGCAGAAAGGGCGATTGCGCTCCACTATCTGGGAGAGAGGGGTCTCCAGCAGATTTCCCAGCTTGTACTTCGGATAGGCGTACCGTTCGCACGAGTAGACATCCCCGTTCACCTCGACCGAGACGCCGTGACCGCAGAGCGGGTTGTGGGCGCAGGTCCCTCCCTGGTTTCCCAGCATGTTTCGGGCGGTCGCATCGAATAGGACGACGGTTTTCAATCCCCCGTCAAGCTCCATCCAACTGTCGAAGACCTCTGCCAGGAAAGATCCGAACCCCTCGGGCGAGACCGAGAACGGCTCGACGGACTTACTCTGGACGGGTGGGCCTTTTATCCCCGGAGGCATGGAGAAGCACTGGCCATCTTCCAGTTCGTGGAAAGCGGCCTCTCTCTCCACTACCGGGGTGAACTGCATGCGGTCGGCGATGCCGCGCAGAAAGCCGTAGACCTCGCGCGGGTGCGACTCGTTCGCCGCGTGGACCCTGGCAAGGGCGCCGAACCGCACCCCGTGCTTCTTCAGCAGGTCGACCCCCGCCATCACCTTGTCGAACGTGCCCCCGTCGTGCCCTACCCTGTAGACGTCGTTCAGCTCCTTTGGACCGTCGATGCAGACCTCTACATGGAAGCCATGCTTGGCTAGGAGGTCGCACCACCCGTCGTCGAGCAGAGTGCCGTTGGTCCGGATGCTGTTCTTGGCCCCGCCACCTCGCCTCTCCTGGAGCTCCATCGCCCTCTCGAAGAACGGAAGCCCGGCAAGAAGAGGCTCGCCGCCGCTCCAGACGAATTCCGCCTGGCCGTCCTCGTCGAGATCGAATACCCGGTTTACGTAAGATTCAAGGACTTCGTCGGACATCCTCGGCATCTCCTGCGCCAAAAGCCCGGGCTTTTCCGAGTAATAGCAGTAAGTGCAGCGCAGATTGCAAAGCCCTCCCACTACCTTGGCCATAACAGTGAACGCGCACCTCTCCCCTTCCATCGCCTCCGCAACCCTCCTTGCTACCATCCATTTCATTATAATGAATTATACACCCAAAGCACCGGCGAACAAAAACAGAACATTTAGTTATCGCCTCGCCCCTTGTCAAACTCTGGAAATATGGTAATATACTCCCCGCACGCCGTATAATGCGTATAAACTGGGGAATCGTCCAATGGCAGGACACCTGACTCTGGATCAGGCAATCTTGGTTCGAATCCAGGTTCCCCAGCCAGCAAGCAAAGGCCCCATCGACTAGCGGTCTAGGTCGTAACCCTCTCAAGGTTAAAACACGGGTTCGAATCCCGTTGGGGCTACCAAATATATCCGTACCGGCGTACGGTGATAATAGTGAAAGGCCGTCGTCCTGGCGGCCTTTTTTCGTGGCGCAAGCCCCCTTTGATCCACCCGTTCACGGGTGATATTATTGTCTTCGCAGACGGTCCTGCCCTTGTTGTTGGAGGTGCGCCCTGAAAGGAGGACGCCATGGCCGTGGTCCGCAGGAGTTTTCTGGTCAAGGGAACCGTGCAGGGAGTGGGGTTCCGCCACAGCGCGGCGAGGACGGCCCTTAGGCTGGGGCTGGTCGGATGGGTGCGAAACCTTCCCGACGGATCGGTGGAGGTTCATGCCCAGGGTGAAGCCGAGTCCGTCGCCACCATGGAGGACTGGCTTCGCGAAGGTCCGCCCATGGCGACCGTGACGAGGCTGATCGCGATGGAGGTCCCTCCCGAGACGGGCGAGAGCTCTTTCACCGTCCGCTACTTCCGATGATGACCGTTCTCTCCTTTTTCTCCCCATACCTGCTGCTTCTCTTGGTCGGCCTGGCCGGCTTCCTCGTCTTCAAAAAGCTCTCCGTGCCTGTGCCTGCGCTGCTGGGGCCTCTCTTTTTCGCCGGGATGCTAAATCTGATCGGGCTCTACCCCGAGGCAGACATGCTTTGGCCCTCCCGCTGCAGCAACGTCATCATCGGCGCTCTCGCCGGGTCGAGGGTGAGCAGAAGGTCGGCGCGGCTCCTGGGAGAGCTGCCCCTCCCCGCCCTTGTAGTGTCCGCGGGGATGCTGGCCCTGTCGCTGTGCGGGGGCGCTCTGCTCTACCTGTCCACGGACCTCTCCCCGAGGACGGCGTTCATAGGCTCCACCACGGGCGGGATATCGGAGATGGCGCTGCTCTCGATCTCCATGGGGGCGGACGTAGCGACAGTCACCCTGCTTCAGACGGCGCGAGTGCTGATCGCTTTGACGCTATCGCCCATGATCTGCAGGGCGCTCCCGGCCATACTGGGCCGCGACAATGCCGGGCAGGAAGAGCCCGGGCCGGGAGAGCCCGAAGTTCGGCACCGCACGGCATCCGGCTACGCCCTACTGGCCGCGGCTGCCGTCTCGGGCGGCTTCGCAGGCTACATGCTGCGCCTGCCAGCAGGGGTGATGACAGGGGCAATGATCGGGACTGCGGCGGCGAATCTGCTGCGCGAGGGGCTGCCCTCTGTTCCGCGGGTGCTCGTGTCCACCGCCCAGGCCATCATAGGACTGACGATAGCGTCCAACATCTCCGCCTCGACATTCGGCGGCTTGGGCCGGCAGTGGCTGCCCGTGTCGGTGGTGCTGATGCTGATGCTGCTGGGCAGCATTGCGATAGCCGAGCTGCTGCACAGGATGACCGGGTGGAACTACCCGACCTGCCTGCTGTCGGCCTCGCTGGGAGGCCTTTCGCAGATGATCGTCATAGCTGACGAGATGGGGGCAGATCCCCTGAAGGTCACCCTGCTCCAGACCGTCCGACTGCTGAGCATTATCATCGTGCTGCCCCTGGTATTCTCGCTCTTCTTCCTCTGATCGGGGCTCTTTCTCTGGTATCATTCTCCCTGGAATGACAGAACCCTTGCAACGCTAGGAGTGAGACAGAGCCGTGACAGAAAAACCTCCCGTATCTCCCTGGATAGTCCTGTCCATAGGGGTGTTCGCCATATCGACGGGCGCCATCTTCACGCGGATGGCATCCGCGCCGCCGCTCGTCATATCCGCCTACAGGGTGGGGCTGGCAACCCTATTCCTCTCGCCCTTCACCATCCGCAGGGCCGTCGCGGAGCTCTCCTCGCTCGGGCGGAGGGACGTGCTCTGCGGCGCGGCGTCCGGGCTCTTCCTGGCCCTTCACTTCGCCGCCTGGATCTCCTCTCTTTTCTACACCTCGGTCGCAAGCAGCGTGGTGATCGTGAACGCCATCCCCCTGTGGACAGGGCTCTTCTCCCCCTTCCTGACAGGCGAACCATTCTCGAAGGCCCTGAAAAGAGGGCTGCTCATCGCGCTTCCCGGCGCTCTGATCATAAGCTGGGGGGACTTCGCCACCGGCTGGGCGGCACTGTGGGGGGACTTCCTGGCCCTGCTGGGGAGCCTGTTCGCCGCTCTGTACATCCTGCTGGGCCGCAGGATAAGGCCGCACGTGTCGCTCGGCACCTACGTGACCCTTAGCTACGGGGTGGCGGCGGCCGTGCTGTGGGCGGCAGTCCTAGCGGCGGGACTGCCTGTGTCCGGCTTCTCTGGAACGACGTGGAGCGCCCTCTTCCTGATGGCGCTCGTGCCCCAGGTACTCGGCCACTCGAGCTACAACTGGGCGCTCAGGTGGATGAGCGGGGGCACGGTATCTCTCTGCCTGCTCGGGGAGCCGGTCGGCAGCTCGATCCTGGCCGCGCTCCTCCTGGGCGAGCCTCTGACCCTGGTCAAGACCGTCGGGGGCGGGCTCATCCTTGCGGGAATCGTGCTCGCATCCAGGGAGGAGCGGTAGCGATCCCAGGGGCTACTCCGGCTTCAGCATAACCGCCCCGAGGGGAGGCAGGTTGATGGTCAGAGGGTGCCAGTCCGAGCCGGACGCCTCTCTCGCCGTCACGCCGCCCAGGTTGCCGATTCCGCCGCCTCCGTAGGCCTCGGCATCGCTGTTCAGCAGCTCCTTCCAGTTCCCTCCGACGGGCACGTGGAGTGTGTAGCCGATTCGAGGCACGGGGGTGAAGTTCAGCGCCGTCAGAACCGTCTCCCCCGACTCGCTCCTTCTGAAGAACGAGACCACGCTCTGCTCCCAGTCCGAAAAGTCGCACCAGCTGAATCCCTCGTGCGAGAAGTCCCTCTCGTGCAGGGCGGGCTCCTCCCTGTAGACCCGGTTAAGGTCCCTCACCCAGCGCAACATCCCCTCGTGGCGCGGGTAGTTCAGCAGGTCCCAGAAGAGGCTGTCGTCGTGGTCCCACTCCCGCCCCTGAGCGAACTCGCTACCCATGAAGAGAAGTTTCTTGCCCGGATGGGCGTACATGTAGCCGAGCAGCAGCCTCAAATTGGCGTACTGCTGCCACTCGTCGCCCGGCATCTTGCCAAGCATCGACCCCTTGCCGTGCACCACCTCGTCGTGCGAGAAGGGAAGCAGGAAGTTCTCGGTGAAGGCGTACATGATGCTGAATGTGATCTTGTTGTGCTCGTACTTCCTGTGGACCGGGTCCTTCCTCATGTACTGCAGCGTGTCGTGCATCCACCCCATGTTCCACTTCATGCCGAAACCGAGCCCTCCCAGGTAGGTAGGGCGGGTGACCATCGGCCACGCGGTGGACTCCTCCGCCATCGTCTGCACGTCCGGGAACTCCTTGTAGATCGCCTCGTTCATCCTCTTAAGGAAGGAGACCGCCTCCAGATTCTCGTTGCCGCCGTACTTGTTAGGCACCCACTCCCCCTGCTTTCGCGAGTAATCCAAGTAGAGCATGGACGCCACCGCATCGACCCTGAGTCCGTCGGCGTGAAATCGATCCAGCCAGCAGAAGGCGCTGCTGATGAGGAACTCTCGCACCTCGTTGCGTCCGAAGTTGAAGACCCTGCTGCCCCAGTCGGGCTGGAACCCCTGCCGCGGGTCCTCGTGCTCGTAGATGCAGGTGCCGTCGAAACGCGCCAGCCCGTAGCCGTCCTCCGGAAAATGAGACGGCACCCAGTCCAGGAATACGCCTATCCCCATCTGGTGCAGCACGTCGATCATGTACATGAAGTCCTCCGGCGTGCCGTAACGGCTCGTCGGCGCAAAGTAGCCCAGTGTCTGATATCCCCAGGATGCGTAGAAGGGGTGTTCCATCACCGGAAGCAGCTCCACGTGGGTGAAGCCGGCGTCCAGCACGTACTCGCCGAGCTCGTGCCCGAGCTCCCTGTAGGAGAGGGAGCGGAAGCCCTCCGCAGGCTTTCTTCGCCACGAGCCGACGTGGACCTCGTAGATGGACATCGGGGCGTCAAGGGCGTTTCGCTCGCGCCTGTTCTTCATCCAGTCGCCGTCGCCCCACTTGTAGTCGACGGGCCAGACTATCGAGGCTGTCTTGGGGGCTATCTCCCAGAAGGAGGCGAACGGGTCGCCCTTCTCCACGACCGAACCGCTCCTGGTCCGCAGGGAGAACTTGTACAGAGCGCCCTTGCCCACCCCGGGGACGAACCCCTCCCATATTCCGGAGCTGTCCTTCCTTGGCGATAGGTAGTGCCGCGTCCTGTCCCAGCCGTTGAACGAGCCGACCACGCTGACCTCGCGAGCGTTGGGCGCCCAGAGGCCGAAGTACGTGCCTCTCTCCTTGCCGTCGTCCACCACCTGGGCGCCCAGCTTCTCGTACAGGCGGAAGTGATTCCCCTCCCTGAACAGGTACGAGTCCATCTCCCCGAAGACCGAGAAGTCGTAGCGTATTTTTCCAGCCTTTGACATTGCGCCTCCCCCTCCCGACCTGAACTATGTCCATTTTAACCCAGAGGAGGCTGCGCCGATACCCCCTTAGCTTCCCGAGTCCAGCCTGCTAAGCCTCGGCCAGACCAGGTAGGCGAGAAGGACGCAGACCACGAGATTCGGGGCCATGAAGGTCGCATTGTACACGGACGAATAGACCCATACGTTCGTCCCCTCCGGTGCGAACGACCCGAAGAAGACGACTCCGGACAGCACGTGGCAGACAAAGCGGAGAAACGCCCCGACGACGAGGCCTATCCAGATGGGTTTGTCCCTGAGGAAGCCTGCCGTCCCTAAAACTCCGAAGGCGATCGGGTAGTCGAGAGCGGCTTGTACCGGGTGTGCTATGTAACCGCCGGTGATGAGCTGCAATACGCCCGATACCGCCCCGGCGGCGCAGCCGTGCTTTCCGCCGCGGCGCAAGGCGAACAGGAACAACGGAAGCATCTCGAGGGTTATGGACCCTCCCTGTGGCATGCTGAAAAGCCTGAGACCGGAGAAGACTACCGAGAGGGCCACGGCGAGCGCGCCCTCGACCAGGATGGTGATTCGCGAGTTAAACAAAAGACATTCCCCCTTTGACAGATATCATCGGTGGAATGTCCTATAAAAGCGGCACCTTCCCTTCGCCGGCATTACCCGGATCAGGTTCCAGGAGTCGGGGCCGTATCGCCCCCTCTCAGTCCGTGTCGGACTCCCCCGATGCATTTAAACGAATTATACACCCGTTTTACGAAAAGTGTCAAAGCCCAGGGCGAAATCAAACCGCCGGTGGTATCATCTTACCGGAGGCGGGAGCTCCCGGGGGTAGAGTCCTGCATACTGGCGGGGCTTCCCGGCCAGACCGCCCGCTCTGTAGCCGACTCCATCCGGTTCGCCGCTACACGCAGGACACGGGAGTCTGCGAGAAGACCTCGCTGATCGCCTCGATCGCCTGGTCTATCTCCTGCCTGGTTATCACCAACGGCGGCGCGAAGCGGATGATCCAGTCGTGGGTCTCCTTGCAAAGAAGCCCCTTCTCCTTGAGGGCTGTCGTATAGAGTCGCGCCTTTCCTGCGGATTCGTTCAGCACCACCCCTATTAGCAGCCCCTTGCCTCTCACCAGCTTTATCCCGGGCGAGTTAATCGCCCTCAGACCTTTCATGAAGTACTCGCCTAGCTCCGCGGCCCTCTCGGTCAGATTCTCCTCAACCAGCACGTCGATGGCCGCTGTCGCCACGGCGCAGGCCAGGGGATTTCCGCCGAAGGTGGACCCGTGGGTCCCGGGCTTGAAGACTCCGAGTATATCCCTGTTCGCCGCTACCGCAGACACGGGGAATACGCCGCCTCCGAGTGCCTTGCCCATGATGATGATATCCGGGTCTATTCCCTCGTGCTGGAACGCGAAATCCTTTCCGGTGCGGCAGAATCCGGTCTGTATCTCGTCAACTGCCAAGAGAATTCCGTTCCTGCGCGCGATGGACTCAAGCCCCTTGAGGAAGCCGTCGCGGG
Proteins encoded:
- a CDS encoding anaerobic sulfatase maturase; this encodes MKWMVARRVAEAMEGERCAFTVMAKVVGGLCNLRCTYCYYSEKPGLLAQEMPRMSDEVLESYVNRVFDLDEDGQAEFVWSGGEPLLAGLPFFERAMELQERRGGGAKNSIRTNGTLLDDGWCDLLAKHGFHVEVCIDGPKELNDVYRVGHDGGTFDKVMAGVDLLKKHGVRFGALARVHAANESHPREVYGFLRGIADRMQFTPVVEREAAFHELEDGQCFSMPPGIKGPPVQSKSVEPFSVSPEGFGSFLAEVFDSWMELDGGLKTVVLFDATARNMLGNQGGTCAHNPLCGHGVSVEVNGDVYSCERYAYPKYKLGNLLETPLSQIVERNRPFCMNKTEGLPDDCFDCPYITLCFGGCPSHRIVPSEDGLRGKNYLCEGYKKFFSHFIENMQQM
- a CDS encoding acylphosphatase, yielding MAVVRRSFLVKGTVQGVGFRHSAARTALRLGLVGWVRNLPDGSVEVHAQGEAESVATMEDWLREGPPMATVTRLIAMEVPPETGESSFTVRYFR
- a CDS encoding AbrB family transcriptional regulator → MTVLSFFSPYLLLLLVGLAGFLVFKKLSVPVPALLGPLFFAGMLNLIGLYPEADMLWPSRCSNVIIGALAGSRVSRRSARLLGELPLPALVVSAGMLALSLCGGALLYLSTDLSPRTAFIGSTTGGISEMALLSISMGADVATVTLLQTARVLIALTLSPMICRALPAILGRDNAGQEEPGPGEPEVRHRTASGYALLAAAAVSGGFAGYMLRLPAGVMTGAMIGTAAANLLREGLPSVPRVLVSTAQAIIGLTIASNISASTFGGLGRQWLPVSVVLMLMLLGSIAIAELLHRMTGWNYPTCLLSASLGGLSQMIVIADEMGADPLKVTLLQTVRLLSIIIVLPLVFSLFFL
- a CDS encoding DMT family transporter, translating into MTEKPPVSPWIVLSIGVFAISTGAIFTRMASAPPLVISAYRVGLATLFLSPFTIRRAVAELSSLGRRDVLCGAASGLFLALHFAAWISSLFYTSVASSVVIVNAIPLWTGLFSPFLTGEPFSKALKRGLLIALPGALIISWGDFATGWAALWGDFLALLGSLFAALYILLGRRIRPHVSLGTYVTLSYGVAAAVLWAAVLAAGLPVSGFSGTTWSALFLMALVPQVLGHSSYNWALRWMSGGTVSLCLLGEPVGSSILAALLLGEPLTLVKTVGGGLILAGIVLASREER
- the glgB gene encoding 1,4-alpha-glucan branching protein GlgB codes for the protein MDSYLFREGNHFRLYEKLGAQVVDDGKERGTYFGLWAPNAREVSVVGSFNGWDRTRHYLSPRKDSSGIWEGFVPGVGKGALYKFSLRTRSGSVVEKGDPFASFWEIAPKTASIVWPVDYKWGDGDWMKNRRERNALDAPMSIYEVHVGSWRRKPAEGFRSLSYRELGHELGEYVLDAGFTHVELLPVMEHPFYASWGYQTLGYFAPTSRYGTPEDFMYMIDVLHQMGIGVFLDWVPSHFPEDGYGLARFDGTCIYEHEDPRQGFQPDWGSRVFNFGRNEVREFLISSAFCWLDRFHADGLRVDAVASMLYLDYSRKQGEWVPNKYGGNENLEAVSFLKRMNEAIYKEFPDVQTMAEESTAWPMVTRPTYLGGLGFGMKWNMGWMHDTLQYMRKDPVHRKYEHNKITFSIMYAFTENFLLPFSHDEVVHGKGSMLGKMPGDEWQQYANLRLLLGYMYAHPGKKLLFMGSEFAQGREWDHDDSLFWDLLNYPRHEGMLRWVRDLNRVYREEPALHERDFSHEGFSWCDFSDWEQSVVSFFRRSESGETVLTALNFTPVPRIGYTLHVPVGGNWKELLNSDAEAYGGGGIGNLGGVTAREASGSDWHPLTINLPPLGAVMLKPE
- the thiT gene encoding energy-coupled thiamine transporter ThiT; this encodes MFNSRITILVEGALAVALSVVFSGLRLFSMPQGGSITLEMLPLFLFALRRGGKHGCAAGAVSGVLQLITGGYIAHPVQAALDYPIAFGVLGTAGFLRDKPIWIGLVVGAFLRFVCHVLSGVVFFGSFAPEGTNVWVYSSVYNATFMAPNLVVCVLLAYLVWPRLSRLDSGS